The Populus alba chromosome 6, ASM523922v2, whole genome shotgun sequence genome contains a region encoding:
- the LOC118043822 gene encoding fasciclin-like arabinogalactan protein 15 has translation MDSHIYGVSKKTLFLFTLLCLSVSSISALPHQNKTGNSTGTGQMINSNSVLVALLDSHYTELAELVEKALLLQTLEEAVGKHNITIFAPRNEALERQLDPEFKRFLLEPGNLKSLQTLLLFHIIPQRVGSNDWPGHKSNPSRHTTLCNDHLHLITKNSGKKVVGSAELTRPDDVTRPDGVIHGIERLLVPQSVQEDFNRRRSLRSISAVLPEGAPEVDPRTHRLKKPEPPVRAGSPPVLPIYDAMAPGPSLAPAPAPGPGGPHHHFDGESQVKDFIQTLLLYGGYNEMADILVNLTSLATEMGRLVSEGYVLTVLAPNDEAMAKLTTDQLSEPGAPEQIIYYHIIPEYQTEESMYNAVRRFGKIGYDTLRLPHKVVAQEADGSVKFGSGDGSAYLFDPDIYTDGRISVQGIDGVLFPEVEKESTSVKKSVSSVKVATTKPRRGKLMEVACIMLGTLGQHSRFTTCQ, from the exons ATGGATTCTCACATCTATGGTGTCTCTAAGAAAACCCTTTTTCTCTTTACTCTTCTCTGTCTTTCCGTTTCCTCCATTTCTGCATTACCCCATCAGAATAAAACTGGCAACAGTACGGGTACTGGTCAAATGATAAACTCCAACTCGGTGCTTGTGGCGCTTCTTGACTCGCATTACACCGAGTTAGCTGAGCTCGTTGAAAAGGCTCTCCTTCTACAAACCCTTGAAGAAGCTGTTGGCAAACACAACATCACCATCTTTGCGCCAAGAAATGAAGCTTTAGAGCGTCAACTTGACCCAGAATTCAAACGGTTTTTACTTGAACCCGGTAATCTCAAATCTCTCCAAACCCTTTTATTGTTCCACATTATTCCCCAACGAGTCGGATCCAATGACTGGCCAGGTCACAAATCAAACCCCAGCAGGCACACCACTCTCTGCAACGATCATCTGCACTTGATCACCAAGAATTCAGGCAAAAAGGTTGTCGGATCCGCcgagttgacccgacccgacGACGTGACCCGACCGGACGGTGTTATTCATGGCATTGAGCGGCTCCTAGTCCCGCAGTCAGTCCAGGAAGACTTCAACAGGAGAAGAAGTTTGAGATCCATATCAGCTGTATTGCCTGAAGGAGCCCCGGAAGTTGACCCAAGAACCCACAGATTGAAAAAACCGGAACCACCAGTTCGGGCCGGTTCACCGCCGGTTTTGCCCATTTATGATGCCATGGCTCCTGGCCCATCATTGGCTCCAGCCCCAGCTCCAGGACCCGGTGGACCTCACCACCACTTCGACGGAGAAAGCCAAGTTAAAGACTTTATACAGACACTACTACTCTACGGTGGCTACAATGAAATGGCTGATATTTTAGTGAACTTAACTTCACTAGCCACTGAAATGGGCAGGTTGGTATCTGAAGGTTACGTGCTTACAGTTTTGGCACCAAATGATGAAGCCATGGCTAAGCTAACAACAGACCAGCTGAGTGAACCAGGGGCACCAGAGCAGATTATTTACTACCATATAATACCTGAGTACCAAACTGAAGAGAGTATGTATAATGCTGTTAGGAGGTTTGGGAAAATAGGGTATGATACATTGAGGTTGCCACATAAAGTCGTGGCGCAAGAAGCTGATGGGTCGGTTAAGTTCGGTTCAGGTGATGGGTCGGCCTATTTGTTTGACCCGGATATCTATACAGATGGGAGGATTTCAGTTCAAGGGATTGATGGGGTTTTGTTTCCTGAAGTTGAGAAAGAGAGTACCTCTGTTAAGAAATCCGTCAGCTCTGTTAAGGTTGCCACTACCAAGCCAAGAAGAG GGAAATTAATGGAAGTAGCCTGCATAATGCTTGGAACTCTTGGACAGCACTCGCGTTTCACTACATGTCAGTGA